The Centroberyx gerrardi isolate f3 chromosome 7, fCenGer3.hap1.cur.20231027, whole genome shotgun sequence genome contains a region encoding:
- the LOC144539520 gene encoding histone H4 yields MSGRGKGGKGLGKGGAKRHRKVLRDNIQGITKPAIRRLARRGGVKRISGLIYEETRGVLKVFLENVIRDAVTYTEHAKRKTVTAMDVVYALKRQGRTLYGFGG; encoded by the coding sequence ATGAGCGGAAGAGGCAAAGGCGGAAAGGGACTCGGTAAAGGAGGCGCCAAGCGCCACCGTAAAGTCCTCCGTGATAACATCCAGGGAATCACCAAGCCCGCTATCCGCCGTCTGGCTCGCCGCGGCGGGGTGAAGCGCATCTCCGGTCTCATCTACGAGGAGACCCGCGGTGTGTTGAAGGTCTTCCTGGAGAACGTCATCCGTGATGCCGTCACCTACACCGAGCACGCCAAGAGGAAGACCGTCACCGCCATGGATGTGGTCTATGCTCTGAAGAGGCAGGGCCGCACTCTGTACGGCTTCGGAGGTTAA
- the LOC139928332 gene encoding histone H2B 1/2-like — translation MPEPAKPAPKKGSKKAVTKTAAGKGGKKRRKTRKESYAIYVYKVLKQVHPDTGISSKAMGIMNSFVNDIFERIAGEASRLAHYNKRSTITSREIQTAVRLLLPGELAKHAVSEGTKAVTKYTSSK, via the coding sequence ATGCCTGAACCAGCGAAGCCAGCGCCCAAGAAAGGCTCCAAGAAAGCCGTGACCAAGACCGCCGCCGGCAAGGGAGGCAAGAAGCGCAGAAAGACCAGGAAGGAGAGCTACGCCATCTACGTGTACAAGGTGCTCAAGCAGGTCCATCCCGACACCGGCATCTCCTCCAAGGCCATGGGCATCATGAACTCCTTCGTCAACGACATCTTCGAGCGCATCGCCGGTGAGGCGTCTCGTCTGGCTCACTACAACAAGCGCTCCACCATCACTTCCAGGGAGATCCAGACCGCCGTAAGGCTCCTGCTTCCCGGTGAGCTGGCCAAGCACGCCGTGTCCGAGGGCACCAAGGCCGTCACCAAGTACACCAGCTCCAAGTAA